A window of the Capricornis sumatraensis isolate serow.1 chromosome 9, serow.2, whole genome shotgun sequence genome harbors these coding sequences:
- the ZNF354C gene encoding zinc finger protein 354C gives MLQEESLPCPHSHPSPGRVAGRERPVRPTLSSTQLSLDRKTKKKRMALDLLPAQVTESVTFRDIAVLFSRDEWLHLDAAQRTLYREVMLENYSTLVSLGIPFSMPKLICQLQQGEDPCMVEREIPQDTCLGFKTWPEIEALPRKQDISTGETSQGIIMKNSIKLDIKCGEALEFEGRTQQEQQKKTLRQMVASQKKTISGAGDQTSLELGKGLFINTVLIRQQNVPTERVPSIYYTFGRDFKQTFDLMRCFQIYPGEKPHIYSECEKSFNQSLHLIEHQIIHTGEKPYKCNECGKTFSHRSSLLAHQRIHTGEKPYKCNQCEKAFSSSSTLIKHLRVHTGEKPYQCKDCGKAFSQCSTLTVHQRIHTGEKLYKCGECEKAFNCRAKLHRHQQIHTGEKPYKCSECGKSYSQFTSLAEHQRLHTGEQLCKCLECGRNFTRISTFIEHQRIHTGQKPYQCNECGKAFNQYSSFNDHRKIHTGEKLYTCGECGKAFGCKSNLYRHQRIHTGEKPYQCNQCGKAFSQYSFLTEHERIHTGEKLYKCMECGKAYSYRSNLCRHKKVHNKEKLYKWKEYGIRDFLEEISPMRFNSSLK, from the exons GAGTCAGTGACGTTTAGGGACATCGCTGTGCTCTTCAGCCGGGACGAGTGGTTGCACCTGGATGCTGCCCAGAGAACCTTGTACCGGGAGGTGATGCTGGAGAACTACAGCACCCTGGTCTCACTGG GGATTCCATTTTCAATGCCAAAGTTGATCTGCCAGTTGCAACAAGGAGAAGATCCCTGTATGGTGGAGAGAGAAATCCCTCAAGATACCTGCCTTG GTTTCAAGACATGGCCTGAAATAGAAGCATTGCCTCGCAAACAGGACATTTCTACAGGAGAGACATCTCaaggaataataatgaaaaactcCATTAAGTTGGACATCAAGTGTGGAGAAGCTTTGGAATTTGAGGGCAGGACACAACAAGAGCAACAGAAAAAAACTCTCAGGCAAATGGTAGCCTCACAGAAGAAAACCATCAGTGGAGCTGGAGACCAGACAAGTCTTGAATTAGGGAAAGGCTTATTTATAAATACAGTTCTTATTAGACAACAAAATGTTCCTACAGAAAGAGTACCCAGTATATATTATACTTTTGGGAGAGATTTTAAACAGACTTTTGATCTAATGAGATGTTTCCAGATTTACCCAGGAGAAAAACCTCATATTTACAGTGAATGCGAAAAAAGCTTCAATCAGAGTCTTCATCTTATTGAACACCAGAtaattcatactggtgagaaaccttacaaatgtaatgAGTGTGGGAAAACCTTCAGCCACAGATCATCACTTCTTgcccatcagagaattcatactggagagaaaccttacaaatgtaatcAGTGTGAGAAAGCATTTAGTAGCAGTTCAACCCTTATCAAACATTTGAGAGtgcatactggagagaaaccctatcaGTGTAAGGACTGTGGTAAAGCTTTTAGCCAGTGTTCAACCCTCACTgtacatcagagaattcatactggagaaaaaCTCTATAAGTGTGGAGAATGTGAGAAGGCCTTCAATTGTAGAGCAAAGCTTCATAGACACCAACAAATCCATACAGGTGAGAAACCCTATAAATGTAGTGAATGTGGGAAAAGTTACAGCCAGTTTACATCCCTGGCTGAACATCAGAGGCTTCATACTGGAGAACAACTGTGTAAATGCTTGGAATGTGGGAGAAATTTCACTCGCATCTCAACCTTTATTGAACATCAGCGGATTCATACTGGACAAAAACCATATCAGtgtaatgaatgtgggaaagccttcaaccAGTATTCATCCTTTAATGACCATCGGaaaattcatactggagaaaaaCTTTACACGTGTGgagaatgtgggaaagcctttggTTGCAAATCTAACCTTTATAGGCATCAGAGAatccatactggagagaaaccatatcaGTGTAATCAGTGTGGAAAAGCTTTCAGCCAGTATTCATTCCTAACTGAACATGAGAGAatccatactggagagaaactctATAAATGTATGGAATGTGGGAAAGCCTACAGTTACAGATCAAACCTTTGTAGACACAAAAAAGTTCACAATAAAGAAAAACTCTATAAATGGAAAGAATATGGGATCAGAGATTTCTTAGAGGAGATAAGCCCTATGAGGTTTAATTCATCTCTGAAATAA